From the Desulfovibrio sp. JY genome, one window contains:
- a CDS encoding FliA/WhiG family RNA polymerase sigma factor, with product METSNSSGKNSSSRNSPWLDLESGAKRWDDFDARDRQEIVRHYSPKIKIVATRLKAKLPQSVELGELLSAGAMGLIEALGRFRPELGIKFETYAESRIKGAMLDDLRRMDWFSRGQRHRVRTLEEATRRIESDSGRTPSVEQLAEATGLSEREVTQGLEALQNQLCLSLDAITENISSYQKNQLENEPYKSAEFRELVDKLASLIDDLTPREKLVLSLYYGEELNMRETSEVMGITEGRVSQLHSQALARLRQKFKAQFNIEQH from the coding sequence ATGGAAACATCAAATTCTTCTGGAAAAAACTCCTCTTCCAGGAACAGCCCCTGGCTTGACCTCGAATCCGGGGCGAAACGGTGGGACGATTTCGATGCGCGCGATCGCCAGGAGATCGTGCGCCACTACTCGCCCAAGATCAAAATCGTGGCCACGCGGCTCAAGGCCAAGCTGCCGCAGTCCGTGGAGCTGGGCGAGCTTCTAAGCGCCGGGGCCATGGGGCTGATCGAGGCGCTGGGCAGATTCCGGCCGGAACTGGGCATCAAGTTCGAGACCTATGCCGAATCCCGCATCAAGGGGGCCATGCTCGACGACCTGCGGCGCATGGACTGGTTTTCCAGGGGCCAGCGCCACCGGGTGCGCACCCTGGAGGAGGCGACGCGGCGCATCGAAAGCGACTCCGGCCGCACCCCTTCCGTCGAACAGCTGGCCGAGGCCACGGGGCTTTCCGAACGCGAGGTGACCCAGGGCCTCGAGGCGCTGCAAAACCAGCTGTGCCTGAGCCTCGACGCCATCACCGAAAATATCTCCTCCTACCAGAAGAACCAGCTGGAAAACGAGCCCTACAAATCGGCCGAGTTCAGGGAGCTCGTCGACAAGCTTGCGTCCCTGATCGATGATTTGACTCCCCGGGAAAAGCTGGTATTGTCGCTTTATTACGGCGAGGAATTGAACATGCGGGAGACTTCCGAGGTCATGGGCATCACCGAGGGGCGCGTATCGCAACTGCACTCCCAGGCTCTGGCCAGGCTTCGTCAAAAGTTCAAGGCCCAATTCAATATCGAGCAGCACTGA
- a CDS encoding flagellar type III secretion system protein FlhB produces the protein MAKDPSKTEQATPKRRDKAREKGSVPRSQELPKLTVLFTGLFVIRLTISSLGDELQEVFAFFLGQRLRFEATPDAVYALLWMLSGKLAMMLLPLFLVIAVIAFVTQRMQVGSIWHSKLFEPDFSNLFNPMGALQKLLINPRTLVQLGKQVGMAAAIAVAPYLILKNKFNEFLPLFYQTPHTLTVFLLQNGFTMVLYTLAPMVLIAVLDVWYTRWDYEENLKMTKDEIKDETKQSLGDPAIKQQQKRKMMEVMQRRMLQDVPKADVVITNPTHLACALRYDPKESPAPLLLAKGADHLAEKIKEVARENHIPIRENKPLAQALYKNVEIGQTIPEDLYQAVASILAQLDKFKRPGRIR, from the coding sequence ATGGCCAAAGATCCGAGCAAAACAGAACAAGCCACCCCGAAACGGCGCGACAAGGCCCGCGAAAAGGGGTCGGTCCCCCGCAGTCAGGAACTGCCCAAGCTCACCGTGCTTTTCACGGGACTCTTTGTCATCCGTTTGACGATCAGCTCTCTGGGCGACGAGCTCCAGGAGGTGTTCGCCTTTTTCTTGGGCCAGCGCCTCCGGTTCGAAGCCACCCCCGATGCGGTCTACGCCCTGCTCTGGATGCTCTCCGGCAAGCTGGCCATGATGCTGCTGCCCCTTTTTCTGGTCATCGCCGTCATCGCCTTCGTCACCCAGCGAATGCAGGTCGGCTCCATTTGGCACTCGAAGCTGTTCGAGCCGGATTTCAGCAACCTCTTCAATCCCATGGGCGCGCTGCAAAAGCTCCTCATAAATCCAAGGACCCTTGTGCAGCTCGGCAAGCAGGTGGGCATGGCCGCGGCCATCGCCGTTGCGCCCTATCTGATCCTCAAAAACAAATTCAACGAATTTTTACCGCTTTTCTACCAGACGCCCCATACCCTGACGGTTTTTCTGCTGCAAAACGGCTTCACCATGGTGCTCTACACCCTGGCCCCCATGGTCCTCATCGCCGTTCTCGACGTCTGGTACACCCGCTGGGACTACGAAGAAAACCTCAAGATGACCAAGGACGAGATCAAGGACGAAACCAAGCAGTCCCTCGGCGACCCGGCCATCAAGCAACAACAGAAGCGCAAGATGATGGAAGTCATGCAGCGCCGCATGCTCCAGGATGTTCCAAAGGCCGACGTGGTCATTACCAACCCGACCCACCTTGCCTGCGCCCTGCGCTACGACCCCAAGGAGTCCCCGGCCCCGCTGCTTCTGGCCAAGGGCGCCGATCATCTGGCCGAAAAGATCAAGGAAGTGGCCCGGGAAAACCACATCCCCATCCGGGAGAACAAGCCCCTGGCACAGGCTTTGTATAAGAATGTGGAAATTGGCCAGACCATCCCCGAGGACCTCTACCAGGCAGTGGCCTCGATCCTGGCTCAGCTCGACAAGTTCAAGCGTCCCGGCCGCATCCGCTGA
- a CDS encoding tRNA 2-thiocytidine biosynthesis TtcA family protein translates to MTGATKFLRTRDLGYAQRTCVAKAGKLMMHTGQLTPRARVGVAVSGGVDSLVMLAVLGIRRRIVPFPVELMLLHLNPGFDRENHLPLLDLAADMGLAAHIEVTDFGPRAFSEENKKNSPCFYCAWLRRKRLFDLCAAYGLTHLAFGHNADDLAATFFLNMFQNGRVDGLSCRESFFEGRLTVIRPLLLIDKKTIIRAAKAWELPVFANPCPMAGKSMRHEAEGWVAGICAGDKKRAVNLEHALGRWQLDKDATPR, encoded by the coding sequence ATGACGGGCGCGACAAAGTTCCTGCGAACCCGGGACCTGGGCTATGCCCAGCGGACCTGCGTGGCCAAGGCCGGCAAGCTCATGATGCACACCGGCCAGCTGACGCCGAGGGCCCGGGTCGGTGTGGCTGTTTCCGGCGGCGTGGACAGCCTGGTCATGCTGGCCGTGCTGGGTATCCGCCGCCGCATCGTGCCCTTTCCCGTGGAACTCATGCTGCTCCATTTAAACCCTGGGTTCGACAGGGAAAACCATCTGCCGCTGCTTGATCTGGCGGCGGACATGGGTTTGGCCGCCCATATCGAGGTCACGGACTTCGGGCCCCGGGCCTTTTCCGAGGAGAACAAAAAGAACTCTCCCTGCTTTTATTGCGCCTGGCTGCGCCGCAAGCGGCTCTTTGACCTGTGCGCGGCCTACGGGCTCACCCATCTCGCCTTCGGCCACAACGCCGACGACCTGGCGGCCACCTTTTTCCTCAATATGTTCCAAAACGGCCGCGTGGACGGCCTGTCCTGCCGGGAATCCTTTTTCGAGGGACGGCTGACGGTCATACGTCCGCTGCTTCTGATCGACAAAAAGACCATCATCCGGGCGGCCAAGGCCTGGGAACTGCCGGTTTTCGCCAATCCCTGCCCCATGGCCGGCAAGTCCATGCGCCACGAGGCCGAGGGGTGGGTCGCCGGCATCTGCGCCGGCGACAAGAAACGCGCCGTCAACCTGGAGCATGCCCTGGGCCGCTGGCAGCTTGACAAGGACGCAACGCCCCGTTAG
- a CDS encoding chemotaxis response regulator CheY translates to MAANKEMRILVVDDFSTMRRIIKNILRQLGFNNIIEADDGSTAWETLNKDKVDFIISDWNMPKMPGIELLRKVRSSEEFVDTPFLMVTAEAQQENIIEAVQAKVSNYIVKPFTAETLGQKIDKIFEK, encoded by the coding sequence ATGGCCGCCAACAAGGAAATGCGCATCCTGGTCGTCGACGATTTTTCCACCATGCGCCGCATCATAAAGAATATTCTCAGGCAGTTGGGTTTCAACAACATCATCGAGGCCGACGACGGCAGCACCGCCTGGGAAACCCTCAATAAAGACAAGGTCGATTTTATCATCTCCGATTGGAACATGCCCAAGATGCCGGGCATCGAACTGCTGCGCAAGGTGCGTTCCAGCGAGGAATTCGTCGATACGCCGTTCCTCATGGTCACGGCCGAAGCCCAGCAGGAAAACATCATCGAAGCCGTCCAGGCCAAGGTCTCCAATTACATTGTCAAACCCTTCACGGCGGAGACCCTCGGCCAGAAGATAGACAAGATTTTCGAAAAGTAA
- a CDS encoding flagellar basal body-associated FliL family protein, whose amino-acid sequence MAVDDGLESQVKAKLDDSELSDDLPKALQKVDLDLDDAPFLEDEEEAPAAEEGQAEESTPFPIEAEEKKPSRKKKLILIVAPVLLLVIGAAVFFLLHKKPAPPPAPVEETPPVEQAPPPPEPVPTPPEPPAPKQEIVIPMEPFLVELTDSQGRTRFLTIRFTAVTQEKAVELEFKRNIIVLRDAVYYYLKNKKLEFLTDKNNADVLKKDVLSVINQFIGAQPLDNLLIEDYLVK is encoded by the coding sequence ATGGCTGTCGACGACGGTCTCGAGTCCCAGGTCAAGGCCAAGCTCGACGACAGCGAGCTGTCCGACGACCTCCCCAAGGCGCTGCAAAAGGTCGACCTCGACCTCGACGATGCGCCCTTTCTCGAAGACGAGGAAGAGGCCCCCGCCGCCGAGGAAGGCCAAGCCGAGGAATCGACGCCGTTCCCGATCGAGGCCGAAGAGAAAAAGCCTTCCCGCAAAAAAAAGCTCATTTTGATCGTCGCGCCGGTGCTGCTGCTCGTCATCGGCGCGGCCGTCTTTTTTCTGCTGCACAAAAAGCCCGCGCCGCCCCCGGCTCCGGTCGAGGAGACGCCGCCGGTCGAGCAGGCCCCGCCGCCCCCGGAACCGGTGCCCACGCCGCCGGAACCGCCCGCGCCCAAGCAGGAAATCGTCATACCCATGGAACCCTTCCTCGTGGAGTTGACCGACTCCCAGGGCCGCACGCGATTTCTCACCATCCGCTTCACGGCCGTGACCCAGGAAAAAGCCGTGGAGCTGGAATTCAAGCGCAACATCATTGTCCTGCGCGACGCCGTGTATTATTATCTGAAGAATAAGAAATTGGAGTTTTTGACCGATAAGAACAATGCCGATGTCCTGAAAAAAGACGTGCTGTCGGTCATAAACCAGTTTATCGGAGCTCAACCGTTGGATAACCTGCTTATCGAGGATTACCTGGTGAAGTAG
- a CDS encoding M23 family metallopeptidase gives MFKNYHIVVFRDQHGVCRKLRLRGWLFAAILILAAVLVAGNVFLVKYFYNYKQMERDVTAKEKQATEQTSQLLALSEKVKTLEADLTRLRGFDAKLRLMVGLDKEPRDVSSDGAGDKDFEKKYLPLYRQEMLTRKLHEFLGRLRETASLERARQRELFDALSQEGSLPASMPMSWPVTGWISSPFGERVSPFTGKKELHKGLDISAPIGTPVVAPADGTVTFAGEADDGGFAVTVDHGGGLTTSYSHLRDAEVAAGQTVKRGQLIGHVGDLGQSTGPHLHYETRLGGVPVDPMRYILE, from the coding sequence ATGTTTAAAAACTACCATATCGTCGTTTTCCGGGACCAGCACGGCGTGTGCCGCAAGCTGCGCCTGCGGGGCTGGCTTTTCGCCGCCATCCTCATTCTGGCCGCCGTGCTTGTGGCCGGCAACGTCTTTCTCGTAAAATATTTTTATAATTATAAACAGATGGAACGCGACGTGACCGCCAAGGAAAAGCAGGCCACGGAGCAGACCAGCCAGCTTCTGGCCTTGTCTGAAAAAGTCAAGACACTGGAGGCGGACCTCACCAGACTGCGTGGCTTCGACGCCAAGCTGCGCCTGATGGTCGGCCTGGACAAGGAGCCCCGCGACGTCTCCTCGGATGGGGCCGGGGACAAGGATTTCGAGAAAAAATACCTGCCGCTGTACCGCCAGGAAATGCTCACCCGCAAGCTCCATGAATTTCTCGGCCGCCTGCGCGAGACCGCCTCCCTGGAGCGCGCGCGCCAGCGGGAACTGTTCGACGCCCTGTCGCAGGAGGGAAGCCTGCCCGCCTCCATGCCCATGTCCTGGCCGGTGACCGGCTGGATCTCCTCGCCCTTTGGCGAGCGGGTTTCGCCTTTTACCGGCAAGAAGGAACTGCACAAGGGCCTGGATATCTCCGCCCCCATAGGCACACCGGTGGTGGCCCCGGCCGACGGGACGGTGACCTTCGCCGGCGAGGCCGACGACGGGGGATTCGCCGTGACCGTCGACCACGGCGGGGGGCTGACCACCTCCTACAGCCATCTGCGCGACGCGGAAGTGGCCGCCGGCCAGACCGTCAAGCGGGGCCAGTTGATCGGCCATGTGGGCGATCTCGGCCAGTCCACGGGCCCCCATCTGCACTACGAGACGCGCCTGGGCGGCGTGCCCGTGGACCCCATGCGCTACATCCTGGAATAG
- a CDS encoding HDOD domain-containing protein, producing MSRREEIIQKATAIPQMPMPVQKVLTYIGNPKADLRELARIIEYDPGLTVNVLRMANSSFFGSGGKVSSVKEALMRLGLHRIYQLVIASGVAPMTRNAIEGYGLRPGELLEHSVAVATASESLARELDLTAPPHTFTAGLLVNIGKTVLGSFLEVDAAPILALAHERQISFEQAEEEVLGINHAELGAVLLERWSIPIPIVNVVRYRLRPDDCPEPDLALDLVHVGDVIAKMTGIGMGIDGMQYTPSESVFARLDVTPIQMENVMAAILEHIAEVRDILMKNTL from the coding sequence ATGAGCCGACGCGAGGAAATCATCCAAAAGGCCACGGCCATCCCCCAGATGCCCATGCCCGTGCAGAAGGTTCTGACCTATATCGGCAACCCCAAGGCCGACCTGCGCGAACTGGCCCGCATCATCGAGTACGATCCGGGGCTCACGGTCAACGTGCTGCGCATGGCCAATTCCTCGTTCTTCGGTTCCGGCGGCAAGGTAAGCTCGGTCAAGGAGGCGCTGATGCGCCTGGGACTGCACCGGATCTACCAGCTCGTGATCGCCTCCGGGGTCGCCCCCATGACCCGCAACGCCATCGAGGGCTACGGCCTGCGCCCCGGAGAACTGCTGGAACATTCCGTGGCCGTGGCCACGGCTTCCGAGAGCCTGGCCAGGGAACTGGACCTGACCGCTCCGCCCCACACGTTCACGGCCGGCCTGCTCGTCAATATCGGCAAGACGGTGCTCGGCTCCTTTCTGGAGGTGGACGCGGCGCCCATCCTGGCCCTGGCCCATGAACGCCAGATATCCTTCGAGCAGGCCGAGGAGGAAGTGCTCGGCATCAACCACGCCGAGCTCGGGGCCGTGCTGCTCGAACGTTGGTCCATCCCCATTCCCATCGTCAACGTGGTGCGCTACCGCCTGCGGCCAGACGACTGCCCCGAGCCGGATCTGGCCCTGGACCTCGTGCACGTGGGCGACGTCATCGCCAAGATGACCGGCATCGGCATGGGCATCGACGGCATGCAGTACACGCCTTCCGAGTCCGTGTTCGCCCGCCTCGACGTCACTCCCATCCAGATGGAAAACGTCATGGCCGCCATCCTCGAGCACATCGCCGAGGTGCGCGACATTCTCATGAAAAACACGCTGTAA
- a CDS encoding MinD/ParA family protein, translating to MASRTSELPPSASHGTDIPRVISVTSGKGGVGKTNISVNLAYCLSKMGRKVVLLDADLGLANVDILLGLTPKMNLFHLFHEGVDLRQVLMETPFGFSILPASSGVSEMLALSTGQKLDLLEAMDYLEGRINYLLVDTGAGINDNVIYFNLAARERLLVLTTEPTSLTDAYALIKVMHLHHDVHRFRVLVNMAPSLKAAKAVYEKLSTACDHFLSGISLDFTGIVPSDPAVKNAVIRQKPFCHLTPEAPASKKLQELAQTIDSWDVDAKLDGNIKFFWKKLLFQEQPLA from the coding sequence ATGGCTAGCCGCACATCCGAACTGCCGCCAAGCGCCTCCCACGGGACGGACATCCCCCGGGTGATCTCCGTCACCTCGGGCAAGGGCGGCGTCGGCAAAACCAATATTTCGGTCAATCTGGCCTATTGTCTGTCCAAGATGGGACGCAAGGTCGTGCTGCTCGACGCCGACCTGGGGCTGGCCAACGTCGATATCCTGCTTGGGCTCACCCCCAAGATGAACCTGTTCCATCTCTTTCACGAGGGTGTGGATCTGCGGCAAGTGCTGATGGAAACGCCGTTCGGGTTTTCCATCCTGCCCGCCTCCTCGGGCGTCAGCGAGATGCTGGCCCTTTCCACCGGCCAAAAGCTCGACCTGCTGGAAGCCATGGATTACCTTGAAGGCCGCATCAATTATTTGCTAGTGGACACCGGGGCCGGAATCAATGACAATGTCATTTATTTCAACTTGGCCGCGCGGGAACGGCTGCTTGTGCTGACCACCGAGCCCACGTCGCTCACCGACGCGTATGCGCTTATAAAGGTCATGCACCTGCATCACGACGTGCACCGCTTCCGCGTCCTGGTGAACATGGCCCCGAGTCTCAAGGCGGCCAAGGCCGTGTACGAAAAGTTGTCCACGGCCTGCGACCATTTTCTCTCGGGCATCTCCCTGGATTTCACGGGGATTGTGCCGAGCGACCCGGCAGTGAAAAACGCGGTGATCCGCCAAAAACCGTTCTGCCACCTGACGCCGGAGGCTCCGGCCAGCAAAAAGCTTCAAGAGCTGGCCCAAACGATCGATTCCTGGGACGTGGACGCCAAGCTCGATGGAAACATCAAATTCTTCTGGAAAAAACTCCTCTTCCAGGAACAGCCCCTGGCTTGA
- the flhA gene encoding flagellar biosynthesis protein FlhA yields the protein MAKIAEPVKFNYERFTKQGDLMLAGGVVLILFVMLVPVPPAFIDLMLTFSISISLVVLITSMFMGSPLEFSIYPSLLLVTTMLRLSMNVASTRLILLHGDEGPSAAGHVIQAFGQFVVGGNYIVGCVIFLVLFAINKKVIVSGTTRIAEVAARFTLDAMPGKQMAIEADLNAGIINEKQATDRREAIRKEADFYGAMDGAGKFVSGDVTATIIITAINICGGFLIGVMQKGMDWKDAAQTYTLLTIGDGLVSIIPSIIISTSAGLIVSRAAAEAKMGEEFLAQLTFHPRALRMVSGILLLFAIVPGLPTLPFLIMSILLFVVARLSGKQQEMLKAEAEQHEKKPAPELETPEEVQTLLPLDALELEVGYGLIPLVDEEQNGNLLTRIRSIRRQFALDMGVVVPSLHLRDNLQLRPGQYVVLIKGNEVASAEILIDHYLAMDPGDAKHRIKGVETREPAFNLPALWVPELQKEEAMLAGYTVVDPATVIATHLTEVFKRHLHEFLGRQEVQTLLDNLAKRAPKAVEDLVPGTMNLGGVQKVLQNLVKENVSIRDILTVVETMADYGSSVKDPDQLTEYVRSRMGRTIVKPYLTSEGALPILNLAPKVEGAIQESVRQTDHGAYLAMEPGLAQRIIQAIQKSMDKAMLTEGQPVLLTTPLVRPHLSQLLSRFIPNLPVISQAEIPAEIKLQSVGNIGLTNAG from the coding sequence ATGGCGAAGATAGCCGAACCGGTCAAATTCAATTACGAGCGCTTCACCAAGCAGGGCGACCTCATGCTGGCCGGTGGCGTGGTGTTGATCCTGTTCGTCATGTTGGTGCCCGTTCCGCCGGCGTTCATCGACCTGATGCTCACCTTTTCCATCTCGATCAGCCTGGTGGTGCTCATCACCAGCATGTTCATGGGCTCGCCGCTGGAATTCTCCATCTACCCGTCCCTGCTTCTGGTCACCACCATGCTGCGCCTGTCCATGAACGTGGCCTCAACGCGCCTGATCCTGCTCCACGGCGACGAGGGCCCCTCGGCCGCCGGCCACGTCATCCAGGCTTTCGGCCAGTTCGTGGTAGGCGGCAACTACATCGTCGGCTGCGTCATCTTCCTGGTCCTCTTCGCCATCAACAAGAAGGTCATCGTCTCCGGCACCACCCGTATCGCCGAGGTGGCCGCCCGCTTCACCCTGGACGCCATGCCGGGCAAGCAGATGGCCATCGAGGCGGACTTGAACGCCGGGATCATCAACGAAAAACAGGCCACGGATCGCCGCGAAGCCATCCGCAAGGAGGCCGACTTCTACGGCGCCATGGACGGCGCGGGCAAGTTCGTTTCCGGAGACGTGACCGCGACAATCATCATCACGGCGATCAACATTTGCGGCGGCTTCCTCATCGGCGTCATGCAAAAGGGCATGGACTGGAAGGACGCCGCCCAGACCTATACCCTGCTCACCATCGGTGACGGCCTGGTCTCCATCATCCCGTCCATCATCATTTCCACCTCCGCCGGCCTGATCGTGTCCCGGGCCGCGGCCGAAGCCAAGATGGGCGAGGAATTCCTGGCCCAGCTCACCTTCCATCCCCGGGCCCTGCGCATGGTCTCGGGCATCCTGCTTTTATTCGCCATCGTCCCGGGCCTGCCCACGCTTCCCTTCCTCATCATGTCGATTCTGCTCTTCGTCGTGGCCCGCCTGTCCGGAAAGCAACAGGAGATGCTCAAGGCCGAGGCCGAACAGCATGAGAAAAAGCCGGCCCCGGAACTGGAAACGCCCGAAGAGGTCCAAACGCTGCTGCCTCTCGACGCCCTGGAACTGGAAGTGGGCTACGGGCTCATACCGCTGGTCGACGAGGAGCAAAACGGCAACCTGCTGACGCGCATCCGCTCCATCCGTCGCCAGTTCGCCCTGGACATGGGCGTGGTCGTCCCCTCGCTGCACCTGCGCGACAACCTGCAATTGCGCCCCGGCCAGTACGTGGTGCTCATAAAGGGCAACGAGGTGGCTTCGGCCGAAATCCTCATCGACCATTACCTGGCCATGGACCCGGGCGACGCCAAACACCGCATCAAGGGCGTGGAAACGCGCGAGCCGGCCTTCAACCTGCCCGCGCTGTGGGTGCCGGAACTGCAAAAGGAAGAGGCCATGCTGGCCGGCTACACCGTCGTCGACCCGGCCACGGTCATCGCCACCCATTTGACCGAGGTCTTCAAGCGCCACCTGCACGAATTCCTGGGCCGCCAGGAAGTGCAGACCCTCCTCGACAACCTGGCCAAGCGCGCGCCCAAGGCCGTGGAGGACCTGGTGCCCGGGACCATGAATCTCGGCGGCGTCCAGAAGGTGCTGCAAAACCTGGTCAAGGAAAACGTGTCCATCCGCGACATCCTGACCGTGGTCGAAACCATGGCCGACTACGGAAGCTCGGTCAAAGATCCCGACCAGCTCACCGAATACGTGCGCTCGCGCATGGGCCGCACCATCGTCAAGCCCTACCTCACGAGCGAAGGCGCGCTGCCCATCTTGAACCTCGCGCCCAAGGTCGAGGGGGCCATCCAGGAAAGCGTCCGCCAGACCGATCACGGCGCCTATCTGGCCATGGAGCCGGGGCTCGCCCAGCGCATCATCCAGGCCATCCAGAAGTCCATGGACAAGGCCATGCTGACCGAGGGCCAGCCTGTGCTTTTGACCACGCCGCTGGTGCGGCCGCACCTTTCCCAGCTCCTCTCGAGGTTCATCCCCAACCTGCCGGTGATCTCGCAAGCCGAGATCCCCGCCGAGATCAAGCTGCAATCCGTCGGCAACATAGGACTGACCAATGCGGGTTAA
- a CDS encoding flagellar biosynthesis protein FlhF yields the protein MRVKTFRGESMAAVLSQVRQELGSEAVILGNQTVREDGHCLCEVMAALEQPEKPLATPQKPAAPTPARERAAGPARQATTAASPSPGPADWTREWDEIKGHMLALLRPRMDFGVLAPRQRLALEYLEREGVDEASILALYRSIVDGGEDKVIPALSRMVRVKPLTVDQWPQTAHMFVGPSGVGKTTALVRQALAVRRGEPGRRVIVVNADGDRGKGRLLLRHYAELSGLTYAEADGPEGFRRLLDEAQPGDAVFVDTPSLRGEGAMAGWCREMGLADRTDLCAHLVLSPLYAPAQAAHFLRVYACAPLSSIIWTKLDEACNYGCLVNMAHAASLPVSALAHGPELTQGMTPASGKAVWKLLFKHQLPGEYSDAAAGV from the coding sequence ATGCGGGTTAAGACCTTTCGCGGCGAAAGCATGGCGGCCGTGCTCTCCCAGGTGCGCCAGGAACTCGGATCCGAGGCCGTCATTTTGGGCAACCAGACCGTGCGCGAGGACGGACACTGCCTTTGCGAGGTCATGGCCGCCCTGGAACAGCCGGAAAAGCCCTTGGCAACGCCCCAAAAGCCGGCGGCCCCCACACCCGCCCGGGAACGCGCCGCCGGCCCGGCGCGCCAGGCCACGACCGCCGCGTCCCCCTCCCCCGGGCCGGCGGACTGGACCCGGGAATGGGACGAAATCAAGGGGCACATGCTGGCGCTTCTGCGGCCGCGCATGGATTTCGGCGTCCTGGCCCCACGCCAGCGCCTGGCCCTGGAATATCTCGAACGGGAAGGCGTGGACGAGGCCTCGATCCTGGCGCTTTACCGCTCCATCGTCGATGGCGGCGAGGACAAGGTCATTCCGGCCCTGTCCCGGATGGTGCGCGTCAAACCCCTGACGGTCGACCAGTGGCCGCAAACCGCCCACATGTTCGTCGGGCCAAGCGGCGTGGGCAAGACCACCGCCCTTGTGCGCCAGGCCCTGGCCGTGCGGCGGGGAGAGCCCGGTCGGCGGGTGATTGTGGTCAACGCCGACGGCGATCGCGGCAAGGGAAGGCTCCTTTTGCGCCACTATGCCGAACTGTCGGGCCTGACCTACGCCGAGGCCGACGGCCCCGAGGGGTTCCGCCGCCTTCTGGACGAGGCCCAGCCCGGGGACGCGGTGTTCGTGGATACGCCGAGCCTTCGCGGCGAAGGGGCCATGGCTGGCTGGTGCCGGGAGATGGGCCTCGCCGACCGGACGGACCTGTGCGCCCATCTGGTCCTGTCGCCGCTTTACGCCCCGGCGCAGGCGGCGCATTTTCTGCGCGTCTACGCCTGTGCCCCACTTTCGAGCATCATCTGGACGAAGCTCGACGAAGCCTGTAATTATGGTTGCCTTGTCAATATGGCGCATGCCGCGTCCCTGCCCGTTTCGGCCCTGGCCCACGGACCGGAACTGACCCAGGGCATGACGCCGGCCTCGGGCAAGGCCGTGTGGAAACTGCTTTTCAAACACCAGTTGCCCGGCGAGTATTCCGATGCCGCCGCCGGCGTTTAA
- the fliR gene encoding flagellar biosynthetic protein FliR — MNLFQFEPATVFSFVLTLMRISLVVFLLPFFGANFLPNMVKAAFCLMLTLAVFPMLSFPGTMMPGNVWSLSLMLLGEVVMGLLLNILVLFLFSAVQCAGSIMGFSMGFSLMNSMDPMTGASESGLGHLMSQVTTMLFLSLNGHLVLLGGLAQSFKLVPPGGLFISPALGEHLITFSGQMFVMALKIAAPIMASIFLVDLALALVARAAPQMNVLFIGFPLKIGVGFLFMTLVFGALALYVGRYIAEIGPMYALMLKASG; from the coding sequence ATGAATCTGTTCCAATTCGAGCCCGCCACCGTTTTCAGTTTCGTGCTGACGCTCATGCGCATAAGCTTGGTGGTGTTTCTGCTGCCTTTTTTCGGGGCCAACTTCCTGCCCAATATGGTCAAGGCGGCGTTTTGCCTGATGCTGACCCTGGCCGTCTTTCCCATGCTGTCCTTTCCGGGGACCATGATGCCGGGCAACGTCTGGTCGCTGTCGCTGATGCTCCTTGGCGAGGTGGTCATGGGGCTTTTGCTCAACATCCTGGTCCTGTTCCTTTTCTCGGCCGTGCAATGCGCCGGCTCCATCATGGGCTTTTCCATGGGCTTTTCGCTCATGAACAGCATGGACCCCATGACCGGCGCGTCGGAGTCGGGCCTTGGGCACCTGATGAGCCAGGTGACCACCATGCTTTTTTTGAGCTTAAACGGCCATCTGGTCCTGCTCGGCGGGCTGGCCCAGAGCTTCAAGCTGGTGCCGCCGGGTGGGCTTTTCATAAGCCCGGCCCTGGGCGAACATCTCATCACCTTTTCCGGGCAGATGTTCGTCATGGCGCTTAAAATCGCGGCCCCGATCATGGCCTCGATCTTCCTGGTGGACCTGGCCCTGGCCTTGGTGGCCCGGGCCGCGCCCCAGATGAACGTGCTTTTCATCGGCTTTCCGCTCAAAATCGGCGTGGGCTTTCTCTTTATGACCCTGGTCTTCGGCGCGCTGGCGCTGTACGTCGGGCGCTATATCGCCGAGATCGGCCCGATGTACGCGCTCATGCTCAAGGCGTCGGGATAA